A region of Geobacillus sp. 46C-IIa DNA encodes the following proteins:
- a CDS encoding penicillin-binding protein 2 produces MWKKRTIAMLALIQAGLLLLGGRLAQLQLIDTESFANHNLIAESVAQRTQELMIDDGRGSFVDRNGKPLTKRYVPSLVLFPFLNTMKWPIEQIARITGVAEEEIRRQLERANGPFVLEQDGEPLALSANQMKQINDLHIPGVFAVNKQYALETVYAPHVIGFTRPDRDLLRARYPKRPLPPQAKAGIQGLEKAFDEFLLAEGETKLLYHVDAEGRPLFGLDVKYNDPGNPFYPVTVRTTLDRDIQQEMERIVDRYGLKKGGLVLLDIDTNSVLALVSRPNMDPRDPYKNRGAENQMVLPQIPGSIFKTVIAAAALDEGLASFGTTFDCSKKIDGTTRDEEHDYGTLDLADSFAVSCNNAFATLGKELIRHDIDAFETYAEKLGLYPTAGWEGAVYHEEHFRQFPEERKGTIWHDRRDKRVPLAVAQTAIGQKDVRVSPLGVANMMATIARGGEALKVRAVDQVLYKNGTTLFSFPSEPVTDKEPLAPETAEQLQQLLRGVVTKEDGTGRRFRSLPYAVAGKSGTAETGKTSGGGELINKWFAGYFPADRPKYALAVVELDRPSGRAVTNDVFAAAVEALYAYDKNEQT; encoded by the coding sequence ATGTGGAAAAAACGGACGATCGCCATGCTGGCGCTCATTCAAGCCGGCCTGCTGCTGCTCGGCGGACGGCTGGCGCAGCTTCAGCTCATTGACACAGAATCGTTTGCCAATCATAATTTAATTGCCGAAAGCGTCGCTCAGCGCACACAAGAATTGATGATCGATGATGGCCGCGGGTCGTTCGTCGACCGAAACGGCAAGCCGCTCACCAAACGGTACGTGCCTTCGCTTGTGTTGTTCCCGTTTTTAAACACGATGAAATGGCCGATTGAACAAATCGCCCGCATCACAGGCGTCGCCGAAGAAGAGATCCGCCGCCAGCTCGAACGGGCGAACGGGCCGTTCGTCTTAGAACAAGATGGCGAGCCGCTTGCTTTAAGCGCGAATCAGATGAAACAAATCAACGATTTGCACATCCCGGGCGTTTTTGCCGTCAATAAACAATATGCGCTCGAGACGGTGTACGCCCCGCATGTGATCGGCTTTACCCGTCCAGACCGCGATCTCTTGCGCGCGCGCTACCCGAAACGGCCGCTTCCGCCGCAGGCCAAAGCCGGCATTCAAGGGCTCGAAAAGGCGTTTGACGAATTTTTGCTCGCCGAAGGGGAGACGAAGCTGCTTTATCACGTCGACGCGGAAGGACGGCCGCTGTTTGGGCTTGATGTCAAATATAACGACCCGGGCAACCCGTTTTATCCGGTGACTGTTCGAACAACACTTGACCGTGACATACAGCAAGAGATGGAGCGGATTGTGGATCGGTACGGGCTGAAAAAAGGCGGCCTTGTTTTGCTTGATATTGACACAAACAGCGTGCTTGCTCTAGTCAGCCGTCCGAATATGGATCCGCGCGATCCGTACAAAAACCGCGGGGCGGAAAACCAAATGGTGCTGCCGCAAATTCCTGGTTCCATCTTTAAGACCGTGATCGCCGCGGCGGCGCTCGATGAAGGGCTTGCCTCGTTCGGGACGACATTTGACTGCAGCAAAAAAATTGATGGCACAACCCGCGATGAGGAGCACGATTACGGCACGCTCGACTTAGCCGACAGTTTTGCCGTCAGCTGCAACAACGCCTTCGCCACCCTCGGCAAAGAGCTGATCAGACATGACATTGACGCGTTCGAGACGTATGCCGAAAAGCTCGGACTGTATCCGACGGCCGGCTGGGAAGGAGCGGTGTATCATGAAGAGCATTTTCGTCAGTTTCCGGAAGAGCGAAAAGGAACGATTTGGCACGATCGGCGCGACAAGCGGGTGCCGCTCGCTGTGGCGCAAACGGCGATCGGGCAAAAAGATGTGCGCGTCTCGCCGCTTGGCGTCGCCAACATGATGGCGACGATCGCCCGCGGCGGCGAAGCGCTCAAAGTGCGGGCCGTCGATCAAGTGCTCTATAAAAACGGCACGACGCTGTTTTCCTTTCCGTCCGAACCGGTGACGGACAAGGAGCCGCTCGCGCCAGAAACGGCAGAGCAGCTGCAGCAGCTCTTGCGCGGCGTCGTCACGAAAGAAGACGGAACCGGGCGCCGCTTCCGCTCGCTGCCGTATGCAGTCGCCGGCAAATCGGGAACGGCCGAGACAGGAAAAACGAGCGGCGGCGGCGAATTGATTAATAAATGGTTTGCCGGCTATTTCCCGGCTGACCGCCCGAAATATGCCCTTGCCGTCGTCGAGCTTGACCGCCCGAGCGGGCGCGCTGTGACGAACGACGTGTTTGCCGCTGCCGTCGAGGCGCTTTATGCTTACGACAAAAACGAGCAAACATAA
- a CDS encoding YrzI family small protein, whose translation MTIHLFFITITIERRKPRKRNIEEERFARAAEEEMLDRKCSVHQRVF comes from the coding sequence ATGACGATTCATTTGTTTTTTATCACGATCACGATTGAACGGAGAAAGCCGCGGAAGCGGAACATCGAAGAGGAGCGGTTCGCACGTGCGGCCGAGGAGGAGATGCTTGACCGCAAATGTTCTGTCCATCAACGGGTGTTTTAA
- a CDS encoding YrhC family protein: protein MTERQRNELRAKAGDFKTYSLVLFALGAFFYLGAIIPGALETAKKPFALLAVSSCLAAALYCSRRAARYACQLEEEENPFEP, encoded by the coding sequence GTGACTGAACGACAACGGAATGAGCTGCGCGCGAAGGCGGGCGACTTCAAGACGTACAGCCTTGTTTTGTTCGCGCTCGGTGCGTTTTTCTATTTAGGTGCGATCATCCCGGGAGCGCTTGAGACAGCGAAAAAACCGTTCGCTTTGCTGGCCGTTTCCAGCTGTTTGGCGGCGGCGTTGTACTGCTCGCGCCGCGCCGCCCGTTATGCCTGTCAGCTTGAAGAAGAAGAGAACCCGTTCGAACCGTAA
- the sigK gene encoding RNA polymerase sporulation sigma factor SigK has product MSGIFSAFAFLLKELTFLVSYIKNNAFPQPLSPKEEEKYLELMAKGDEQARNRLIEHNLRLVAHIVKKFENTGEEVEDLISIGTIGLIKAIESYSAGKGTKLATYAARCIENEILMHLRSLKKTRKDVSLHEPIGQDKEGNEISLLDILKSEGQDIVDEIQLNMELEQVKKYISVLDEREKEVIVNRFGLGRQREKTQREIAKELGISRSYVSRIEKRALMKMFHEFYRQEKEKRRS; this is encoded by the coding sequence ATGTCCGGCATTTTTTCGGCGTTTGCGTTTTTGTTGAAAGAGCTGACGTTTCTCGTCTCGTACATTAAAAACAATGCGTTTCCCCAGCCGTTAAGCCCTAAAGAAGAGGAAAAATATTTGGAACTGATGGCCAAAGGCGATGAGCAGGCCCGCAACCGGCTCATCGAACATAATTTGCGCCTCGTCGCTCATATTGTGAAAAAGTTTGAAAATACAGGGGAAGAAGTCGAGGATTTGATTTCGATTGGGACGATCGGTTTGATTAAGGCGATTGAAAGCTATTCAGCTGGCAAGGGGACGAAACTCGCGACATACGCAGCCCGCTGTATTGAAAATGAGATCCTGATGCACTTGCGTTCGTTGAAAAAAACGCGCAAAGACGTTTCCCTTCATGAACCGATCGGTCAAGACAAAGAAGGAAATGAAATTAGCCTGCTTGATATTTTAAAATCAGAAGGGCAAGATATCGTCGATGAAATCCAGCTGAACATGGAGCTCGAGCAAGTAAAAAAATATATTAGCGTGCTTGACGAACGGGAAAAAGAAGTGATCGTCAACCGGTTTGGCCTCGGCCGCCAGCGTGAGAAAACGCAGCGTGAAATCGCCAAAGAGCTCGGCATTTCAAGAAGCTACGTCTCGCGCATCGAAAAACGGGCATTAATGAAAATGTTTCATGAGTTTTACCGGCAGGAAAAAGAAAAACGGCGGTCATAA
- the greA gene encoding transcription elongation factor GreA, protein MANEKQYPMTKEGKEKLEQELEYLKTVKRKEVVERIKIARGFGDLSENSEYDAAKDEQAFVESRIQMLENMIRNAVIIEEDKENPDVVSLGKSVTFIELPDGEEETYTIVGSAEADPFEGKISNDSPIAKSLIGRRVGDEVTVQTPGGEMLVKIVAVK, encoded by the coding sequence ATGGCGAATGAAAAGCAGTACCCGATGACGAAAGAGGGAAAAGAGAAACTGGAACAAGAACTCGAGTATTTAAAAACCGTGAAACGGAAGGAAGTTGTCGAACGCATTAAAATTGCACGGGGGTTCGGTGACTTATCGGAAAACTCGGAATACGATGCGGCCAAAGATGAGCAGGCGTTTGTCGAATCGCGCATTCAAATGCTCGAAAACATGATCCGCAACGCCGTCATCATTGAAGAAGACAAAGAGAATCCAGACGTCGTCTCGCTCGGCAAGTCGGTGACGTTCATTGAGCTTCCGGACGGCGAGGAAGAGACGTATACGATTGTCGGCAGCGCCGAGGCCGACCCGTTTGAAGGAAAAATTTCCAACGATTCGCCGATCGCCAAATCGCTGATCGGCCGCCGCGTCGGCGATGAAGTGACCGTACAAACGCCGGGCGGGGAAATGCTGGTGAAAATTGTCGCGGTCAAATAA
- the mtnN gene encoding 5'-methylthioadenosine/S-adenosylhomocysteine nucleosidase has protein sequence MKAAIIGAMEEEVAILRSRMEGREEVVIAGCEFSIGRLDGVEAVLLKSGIGKVNAAMGTTLLLDRFRPDVVINTGSAGGFLPSLRVGDLVISDEVVHHDVDVTAFGYAYGQVPGLPARYRADETLVEAAKQAAAQLDGLQAAVGLIATGDSFMNDPKRVEFVRRQFPELCAVEMEAAAIAQVCVQFETPFVIIRALSDIAGEESDVSFEQFLETAAKHSAELVLSMLAVVQKQD, from the coding sequence ATGAAAGCAGCCATTATTGGAGCAATGGAAGAGGAAGTGGCCATTTTGCGCTCGCGCATGGAAGGGCGTGAAGAAGTGGTGATCGCCGGGTGCGAGTTTTCCATCGGGCGCCTTGACGGCGTCGAAGCGGTGTTGCTGAAGTCCGGCATCGGCAAGGTGAACGCGGCGATGGGAACGACGCTTCTGCTTGACCGGTTCCGTCCCGATGTTGTGATTAACACCGGCTCGGCCGGCGGGTTTTTGCCATCGTTGCGTGTCGGTGACCTTGTGATTTCCGATGAAGTCGTCCATCATGATGTCGATGTGACGGCGTTTGGTTATGCGTACGGGCAAGTGCCCGGTCTGCCGGCGCGCTATCGGGCCGACGAGACGCTTGTCGAGGCAGCGAAACAAGCGGCGGCCCAGCTTGACGGCCTCCAAGCGGCAGTTGGCCTCATCGCGACCGGCGATTCATTCATGAACGATCCGAAGCGCGTCGAATTTGTGCGCCGCCAGTTTCCGGAGCTGTGCGCCGTCGAAATGGAAGCGGCGGCGATCGCCCAAGTGTGCGTGCAGTTCGAAACGCCGTTTGTCATCATCCGGGCGCTGTCCGACATTGCCGGCGAAGAGTCGGACGTATCGTTTGAACAGTTTTTAGAGACGGCGGCGAAACATTCGGCTGAGCTTGTGTTGTCGATGCTGGCGGTCGTGCAAAAGCAAGACTAA
- the motB gene encoding flagellar motor protein MotB, whose amino-acid sequence MGKKKKNERDEHINESWLIPYADLLTLLLALFIVLFASSQIDQKKFQEIARAFSNAFAGGTGVLDFQSPVEPITPPAQDEEGRQQEKQPSPAVSEQEKEGLAQVKEKIDAYIRENKLGGKLQTSLTDEGLAITILDDILFDSGSADVRMKDQRLAAEISALLVMNPPRNVIISGHTDNVPIHNAQFASNWELSVMRAVNFMKVLLENKQLDPRYFSAKGYGEYKPIASNATAAGRMKNRRVEILVLPRTELNHP is encoded by the coding sequence ATGGGTAAGAAAAAAAAGAACGAACGCGACGAGCATATAAATGAATCATGGCTTATTCCGTACGCGGATTTACTGACGCTCTTGCTTGCTTTGTTCATCGTCTTGTTTGCAAGCAGCCAAATTGACCAAAAAAAGTTTCAGGAAATCGCGCGCGCCTTCAGCAACGCTTTTGCCGGCGGAACGGGTGTTCTCGATTTTCAAAGCCCGGTGGAGCCAATCACCCCGCCAGCGCAAGATGAAGAAGGGCGGCAACAAGAAAAGCAGCCTTCCCCAGCCGTGAGTGAGCAGGAAAAAGAAGGGCTGGCGCAAGTGAAAGAAAAGATCGACGCCTACATTCGAGAAAACAAGCTCGGCGGAAAACTGCAAACATCGTTGACTGACGAAGGGCTCGCCATTACTATTTTAGACGACATTTTGTTCGACTCCGGCAGCGCGGACGTGCGCATGAAAGACCAGCGCTTGGCGGCGGAAATTTCCGCCTTGCTTGTGATGAATCCGCCGCGCAACGTGATCATTAGCGGCCATACGGACAACGTGCCGATCCATAACGCCCAGTTTGCCTCGAACTGGGAGCTGAGCGTCATGCGCGCCGTCAACTTTATGAAAGTGCTGCTTGAAAACAAGCAGCTTGACCCGCGCTACTTCAGCGCCAAAGGCTACGGCGAATACAAACCGATCGCTTCCAACGCGACAGCCGCCGGACGAATGAAAAATCGGCGCGTGGAAATTTTAGTTTTGCCGCGCACCGAGCTCAACCATCCATAA
- the udk gene encoding uridine kinase — protein MAKKPVVIGVAGGSGSGKTSVARAIYDHFGDRSILVLEQDFYYKDQSHLPFEERLKTNYDHPLAFDNDLLIEHVHQLLRYEPIDKPVYDYTLHTRSNQVIRVEPKDVIILEGILVLEDERLRNLMDIKVYVDTDPDIRIIRRLIRDIKERGRTFDSVIDQYLSVVRPMHNQFVEPTKRYADVIIPEGGQNVVAIDLMVAKIRTVLEQKSVL, from the coding sequence ATGGCAAAGAAGCCCGTTGTCATCGGCGTTGCCGGCGGCTCCGGTTCGGGGAAGACGAGCGTCGCCCGCGCCATTTACGACCATTTCGGCGACCGCTCGATTCTTGTCTTGGAGCAAGACTTTTATTACAAAGACCAAAGCCATCTTCCGTTTGAGGAGCGGCTGAAAACGAATTACGACCATCCGCTGGCGTTTGACAACGACTTATTGATCGAGCACGTCCATCAACTGCTTCGTTATGAGCCGATCGACAAGCCGGTGTACGACTACACCTTGCATACCCGCTCGAATCAAGTCATCCGCGTTGAGCCGAAAGATGTCATTATTTTGGAAGGCATTCTTGTTTTAGAAGATGAGCGGCTCCGCAATTTAATGGATATTAAAGTGTATGTCGACACCGATCCAGACATCCGCATCATCCGCCGCCTCATCCGTGACATTAAAGAGCGCGGCCGCACGTTTGATTCGGTCATTGACCAATATTTATCCGTCGTTCGGCCGATGCACAACCAGTTTGTCGAACCGACGAAGCGCTACGCGGACGTGATCATTCCAGAAGGCGGGCAAAATGTTGTCGCCATCGATTTAATGGTGGCAAAAATTCGCACAGTTCTTGAACAAAAATCGGTTTTATAA
- a CDS encoding YrzA family protein — MVNISLDLIEDKVEFFEADDLRTLEKKINEQIEHNKALLLSVHHVSHQMHVMENGKRFYSAVVHFKAKK, encoded by the coding sequence ATGGTCAACATTTCTCTTGATTTAATCGAGGACAAAGTGGAGTTTTTTGAAGCGGATGATTTACGGACGCTCGAGAAAAAAATTAACGAGCAAATTGAACATAATAAAGCGCTGTTGCTTTCCGTCCACCATGTGTCGCACCAAATGCATGTCATGGAAAACGGAAAGCGGTTTTACAGTGCGGTCGTCCATTTCAAAGCAAAAAAATAA
- the ytvI gene encoding sporulation integral membrane protein YtvI has translation MKRWIIIALLLALGLWLLPYSVPLLLALATALLLEPSIRRLQESYQLKRAHAVTVIFSLFLVIVGFSLYFLIVILVQQVMALSQKLPYVLSETTKVLDHLIQTWQSYSSSIPQEIIDSLERGVNTVQQMLLSFATNLTQSLVHYIAAIPAFFIHFLVYLIALFLICLDLPQLKQGMSRYLSERTRQRLGMVVTQLSKAGIGFIKAQFLLSLITFFLALAGLLLLGVDYAALMALVIVVVDILPILGTGSVLVPWGIISIANGDNTLGIGLIVLFVVITVVRRIIEPKVFSTNLGISPLAALVSVYLGFQLLGFIGLFVGPVVVILVETLVKAGVIKWTIKL, from the coding sequence GTGAAACGTTGGATTATCATCGCGCTTTTGCTCGCTTTAGGGTTGTGGCTTTTGCCGTACAGCGTGCCGCTTCTATTGGCGCTTGCCACTGCTCTTCTGTTAGAGCCGTCTATTCGCCGCTTGCAAGAAAGTTATCAGTTGAAGCGTGCGCATGCCGTGACGGTCATTTTTTCGTTATTTTTAGTGATCGTCGGGTTTTCGCTTTACTTTTTAATCGTCATTCTCGTTCAGCAAGTAATGGCGCTCTCGCAAAAGCTCCCTTACGTGCTAAGCGAAACAACAAAAGTGCTCGACCACCTCATCCAAACGTGGCAGTCGTATTCGAGTTCGATTCCGCAAGAAATCATTGATTCATTGGAGCGCGGCGTCAATACGGTGCAGCAAATGTTGCTGTCGTTTGCGACGAATTTGACGCAGTCGCTCGTCCATTATATTGCCGCCATCCCGGCGTTTTTTATTCACTTTTTAGTTTATTTGATCGCCCTGTTTCTCATTTGCCTCGATTTGCCGCAGCTGAAGCAAGGAATGAGCCGCTATTTGTCGGAGCGCACCCGCCAGCGGCTCGGGATGGTCGTCACTCAGCTTAGCAAGGCGGGAATCGGCTTTATTAAAGCACAGTTTTTGCTCAGCTTAATTACGTTTTTTCTCGCGCTGGCCGGCCTGCTTTTATTAGGCGTCGATTACGCCGCTCTGATGGCGCTTGTCATCGTCGTCGTCGACATTTTGCCGATTTTAGGGACCGGTTCGGTGCTCGTTCCGTGGGGCATCATCAGCATCGCTAACGGTGATAACACACTCGGCATCGGACTGATCGTTCTGTTTGTCGTCATTACTGTCGTGCGCCGGATCATCGAGCCGAAAGTGTTTTCAACCAATTTAGGCATTTCTCCGCTCGCGGCGCTCGTCAGCGTCTATCTCGGCTTCCAGCTACTCGGCTTCATCGGGCTGTTCGTCGGCCCGGTTGTTGTTATTTTAGTTGAGACGCTCGTCAAAGCGGGGGTCATTAAATGGACGATCAAGCTATAA
- a CDS encoding PLP-dependent cysteine synthase family protein — protein sequence MRVAKSIHELIGHTPVVEITRFPLPEGVRLFAKLEYFNPGGSIKDRLGQELLREAFESGKLKEGGTIIEPTAGNTGIGLALAAIGKNINVIFCVPEKFSIEKQQLMKALGAQIVHTPTEEGMEGAIRKAEELVRTIPGAYCPQQFQNPANPRTYYKTLGPELWDDLDGQIDVFVAGAGSGGTFMGTAAFLKEKNTAIKTVIVEPEGSILGGEPGPHRTEGIGMEFLPPFMDPGYFDAIYTIRDDDAFRRVSELARQEGLLVGSSSGAAFHAALLEAERARPGTNIVVIFPDGSERYLSKNIYEGGGSS from the coding sequence ATGCGGGTAGCAAAGAGCATCCATGAGCTGATCGGCCATACACCGGTCGTCGAAATTACGCGCTTTCCCTTGCCGGAAGGGGTCCGGCTGTTTGCGAAGCTCGAGTATTTCAATCCGGGCGGAAGCATTAAAGACCGGCTCGGCCAGGAATTGTTGCGCGAAGCGTTCGAATCGGGGAAACTGAAGGAAGGAGGTACGATCATCGAGCCGACGGCCGGCAACACCGGCATTGGCTTGGCGCTGGCAGCGATCGGCAAAAACATAAACGTCATTTTTTGTGTGCCGGAAAAATTCAGCATCGAAAAGCAGCAGCTGATGAAAGCGCTCGGGGCGCAAATCGTCCATACACCGACCGAAGAGGGGATGGAAGGGGCGATCCGCAAAGCGGAAGAGCTCGTCCGCACGATCCCGGGGGCGTATTGCCCGCAGCAGTTTCAAAATCCGGCCAACCCACGGACGTATTATAAGACGCTCGGCCCGGAGCTGTGGGACGATTTGGATGGACAGATTGACGTCTTTGTTGCCGGCGCCGGTTCCGGCGGCACGTTTATGGGGACGGCGGCGTTTTTAAAAGAAAAAAACACGGCCATCAAAACGGTCATCGTCGAACCGGAAGGCTCGATTTTAGGCGGTGAGCCCGGCCCGCACCGGACGGAAGGGATCGGCATGGAATTTTTGCCGCCGTTTATGGATCCGGGTTACTTTGATGCCATCTATACGATCCGCGACGATGATGCGTTCCGCCGTGTCAGCGAACTGGCGCGGCAAGAAGGGCTTTTGGTCGGCAGCTCGTCCGGCGCCGCCTTTCATGCCGCCTTGCTTGAGGCCGAGAGGGCGAGACCGGGAACGAACATCGTCGTCATTTTCCCCGACGGAAGCGAGCGGTATTTAAGCAAAAACATTTACGAAGGTGGAGGATCCTCATGA
- a CDS encoding class I SAM-dependent methyltransferase — MGREFLDLFEQWAESYDQSVEGSDEQYRDVFTGYDRILSTVVDKAGQVVLEFGVGTGNLTKKLLERGKTVYGIEPSAPMRKKAAEKLGGQAVIMDGDFLQFPPPPEPIDTITSTYAFHHLTDAEKDKAIAKYSQLLHSGGKIVFADTAFRDKEAFRQAVEAARARGFHDLADDLEREYYTTLDVLASLFANHGFSVSFTQQNAFVWLMEAVKQTT; from the coding sequence ATGGGCAGGGAATTTCTCGATTTGTTCGAACAATGGGCGGAATCGTACGACCAATCGGTCGAAGGTAGTGATGAACAATACCGCGACGTGTTTACCGGCTATGACCGCATTTTAAGCACGGTCGTCGATAAAGCGGGGCAAGTGGTGCTCGAATTTGGCGTCGGCACCGGCAATTTAACGAAAAAGCTGCTCGAGCGCGGAAAAACAGTGTACGGGATTGAACCATCAGCACCGATGCGCAAAAAAGCGGCGGAAAAGCTCGGCGGGCAGGCGGTCATTATGGACGGCGACTTTTTGCAATTTCCGCCGCCGCCCGAACCGATCGACACGATCACCAGCACGTATGCGTTTCACCATTTGACTGATGCCGAAAAAGACAAGGCGATCGCCAAATATAGCCAACTGCTCCACTCGGGTGGTAAAATAGTGTTTGCTGATACGGCGTTTCGTGACAAAGAAGCGTTCCGCCAGGCGGTCGAAGCCGCCCGGGCGCGCGGTTTCCATGATTTGGCCGATGATTTGGAACGCGAATATTACACGACGCTCGACGTATTGGCTTCACTGTTTGCCAACCATGGCTTTTCCGTCTCCTTTACGCAGCAAAACGCGTTCGTCTGGCTGATGGAGGCGGTAAAACAAACGACATAG
- a CDS encoding bifunctional cystathionine gamma-lyase/homocysteine desulfhydrase produces MRRKTLLIHGGIPGDPHTGAVSVPIYQVSTYKQEEVGKHKGFEYSRTGNPTRAALEKLIADLEGGEAGFAFASGMAAITAVMMLFDSGDHIVLTDDVYGGTYRVMANVLNRFGLEATFVDTSDIANIEAHIRPNTKAIYVETPTNPLLKITNLQAAAAIARAHGLLLIVDNTFSTPYFQTPLELGADIVIHSATKYLGGHSDVVAGLAVVRTAELAERLHYVQNATGGILGPQDSWLLMRGIKTLGVRMEEHEQSARAIAVFLAEHQAVTRVYYPGLPEHPNHELAKKQMRGFGGMISFDVGSLERAETVLSHVRFFTLAESLGAVESLISLPGKMTHASIPKERREQLGITDGLIRLSIGLEDVNDLLDDLAQALG; encoded by the coding sequence ATGAGACGAAAAACGCTGCTCATCCATGGCGGCATTCCGGGTGACCCGCATACAGGGGCGGTATCGGTTCCGATTTATCAAGTGAGCACATACAAGCAAGAAGAAGTTGGAAAACATAAAGGATTTGAATACTCACGCACTGGCAACCCGACGCGCGCCGCGCTCGAAAAACTGATTGCTGACCTTGAAGGCGGCGAGGCCGGATTTGCGTTCGCTTCCGGGATGGCGGCGATTACCGCCGTCATGATGCTGTTTGACAGCGGCGACCATATTGTGCTCACCGATGATGTTTATGGCGGCACGTATCGAGTGATGGCGAACGTATTAAACCGGTTCGGACTCGAAGCAACGTTCGTCGATACGAGCGACATTGCCAACATCGAGGCGCACATTCGCCCGAATACGAAAGCCATTTACGTTGAAACGCCGACCAATCCGCTTTTGAAAATTACCAACTTGCAAGCAGCGGCCGCCATTGCCCGTGCGCACGGGCTGCTATTGATCGTCGATAACACGTTTTCGACACCGTACTTTCAAACGCCGCTTGAGCTTGGCGCGGATATCGTGATCCATAGCGCAACGAAATATTTAGGCGGCCACAGCGACGTTGTCGCCGGATTGGCGGTTGTTCGCACTGCCGAGCTCGCTGAGCGGCTTCATTACGTGCAAAATGCAACGGGCGGCATCCTTGGGCCGCAAGACTCGTGGTTGCTCATGCGCGGGATCAAAACGCTTGGCGTGCGGATGGAAGAGCATGAACAAAGCGCGCGGGCGATTGCCGTCTTTTTGGCTGAGCATCAAGCGGTGACCCGCGTGTATTACCCCGGGCTTCCGGAGCATCCGAACCATGAGCTGGCGAAAAAACAAATGCGCGGATTCGGCGGCATGATTTCGTTTGATGTCGGCAGCCTTGAGCGCGCCGAAACGGTGCTGTCGCACGTTCGCTTCTTTACGCTCGCCGAAAGTTTAGGAGCGGTCGAAAGCTTAATTTCGCTGCCGGGGAAAATGACACATGCGTCGATCCCGAAAGAGCGACGCGAACAGCTTGGCATTACCGATGGGCTCATCCGTTTATCAATCGGCCTTGAAGACGTCAACGATTTGCTTGACGATTTGGCGCAAGCGCTTGGCTGA
- a CDS encoding YrrS family protein, with translation MPQTRTRFAARAKQRKINRWLNGAIAIVVLLIVIVAWNLLFGGQPSREKADAGAKTAANSAKRVEVETAAPAETEEPPQEDEAASAEEEGEAGVTETPGPPGSNIEKEIVNPAWQPIGTTQSEPHETVFKKDSVDWKEMLDAVSYATGIAPEEMIVWFIGNNGPNKAVATISTKDQTAHYKVYIEWVTNEGWKPTKVQKLKQKP, from the coding sequence GTGCCGCAAACAAGGACGCGCTTTGCCGCCCGCGCCAAGCAGCGGAAAATCAACCGCTGGCTGAACGGGGCGATCGCCATTGTCGTATTGCTCATTGTCATTGTAGCTTGGAATTTGCTGTTTGGCGGTCAGCCAAGCCGCGAGAAGGCTGATGCTGGGGCAAAAACAGCCGCAAACAGCGCGAAGCGAGTGGAAGTGGAAACAGCCGCGCCGGCCGAAACGGAGGAGCCACCGCAAGAGGACGAGGCAGCCTCTGCCGAGGAGGAAGGGGAAGCCGGGGTGACGGAAACGCCGGGTCCACCGGGGTCGAACATTGAAAAAGAAATCGTCAACCCAGCATGGCAGCCGATCGGCACGACACAATCAGAGCCGCACGAAACGGTGTTTAAGAAAGACTCGGTCGACTGGAAAGAAATGCTCGATGCCGTCAGCTATGCGACTGGCATTGCTCCAGAAGAGATGATCGTTTGGTTTATCGGCAACAACGGGCCGAACAAAGCAGTCGCTACGATTTCCACGAAGGACCAAACCGCCCATTACAAAGTGTATATTGAATGGGTGACGAACGAGGGATGGAAGCCGACAAAGGTGCAAAAACTGAAGCAAAAGCCGTAA